CCGAGATCGTCGGCGTCGTCGACGAGACCAGGTTCGCCGCCGCCGGCCGGGTCGGCGTGGCGGTCATCGACACCGGCGTCGCCGAGGTCCCCGGCCTCGACCACGTGATCCACGGCCCGGACCTGTCCTTCGACTCCCAGGCCCCGAACCTCACCCACGTCGACGGCTATGGCCACGGCACCCACATCGCCGGCATCATCGGCGGCCGCGGGGTCGCAGGGGCGGACGGCGTCGAGCTCGTCGGCCTGGCCCCCGACGCGGACCTCTACTCGGTCAAGGTCGGCAGCCACAGCGGCGCCGTCGACGTCTCCCAGGTCATCGCCGCCGTCGACTGGGTCGCCCAGCACGCCGACGACTACGGGATCCGGGTGCTGAACCTGTCCTTCGGCACCGACGCCGTGCAGGCCTGGGACGTCGACCCGCTGGCCTTCGCCGTCGAGAACGCCTGGCGCGCCGGCGTGGTCGTCGTGGTCTCCGCCGGCAACGACGGCGAGTCCCGCGACGCGCTCCGCAACCCGGCCCTCAGCCCCTGGGTGCTGGCGGTCGGCGCGAGCGACTCCCAGGGCACGACCGCCACCGCGGACGACTCACTGGCGGAGTTCTCGAACCGCGGCACCGACGCGCGCCGCGTCGACGTGCTGGCCCCCGGGACCGGCATCGTCTCCTACCGCGTTCCCGGCTCCATCCTCGACGAGGCCTACCCCGCCGCCCGCCGCGGTGCGGCCGGGTTCAGCGGGCACGGCACCTCCCAGGCGGCGGCCGTCGCCTCCGGCGTGGTGGTCCGGCTGCTGCAGGCCCACCCCTCCGCGACCCCCGACCAGATCAAGGCCGCGCTGGTGGCGACCGCCCGCCCGCTGGCCGGCGGTGACCCGGCGGCCGGCGCCGGCGGGATCGACCTGGGTGCGGCGTCCGCCGCCCTGGCCCGCGGCACGTCCCGCCCCCTCCAGTCCCACGCCGCTGGCGAGGCGACCGGCACCCTCGACGCGGCGCGCGACACGATGCGCGTCGCCGACCAGGCGCCCTACTTCAGCCGCGGCGGGTCGTTCGTCCCGCTGGCCGGTGAGGTCGACGTCCACGGCCAGCCCTTCGACGTCGCGGCC
This DNA window, taken from Euzebya sp., encodes the following:
- a CDS encoding S8 family serine peptidase codes for the protein GNGQGNGTGQGNGNGQGNGNGQGNGNGQGNGNGQGNGNGNAPGQTGDTPGNSGNAPGQTGELPGCNGVGNPRCAGNVNAARQAPVVLDDSDGLSEGEQWLRESPDTDLDSLAEIVGVVDETRFAAAGRVGVAVIDTGVAEVPGLDHVIHGPDLSFDSQAPNLTHVDGYGHGTHIAGIIGGRGVAGADGVELVGLAPDADLYSVKVGSHSGAVDVSQVIAAVDWVAQHADDYGIRVLNLSFGTDAVQAWDVDPLAFAVENAWRAGVVVVVSAGNDGESRDALRNPALSPWVLAVGASDSQGTTATADDSLAEFSNRGTDARRVDVLAPGTGIVSYRVPGSILDEAYPAARRGAAGFSGHGTSQAAAVASGVVVRLLQAHPSATPDQIKAALVATARPLAGGDPAAGAGGIDLGAASAALARGTSRPLQSHAAGEATGTLDAARDTMRVADQAPYFSRGGSFVPLAGEVDVHGQPFDVAAWAAESAAGSSWDGGVWNGVEWTGEGFSDDALLGRSWVGRSWVGRSWVGRSWVGRSWVGRSWVGRSWVGHSWDDDTNQFLSEGWLSVNPW